A stretch of Crossiella cryophila DNA encodes these proteins:
- a CDS encoding helix-turn-helix transcriptional regulator — protein sequence MSVVTVSRADEVRAGQHPGSDRIAVAVHAADRRLADQLEPALALPRELRLLAAGESALADVLLVFSEMVTDSLVDELAAMSAAARRPGQCIVLVAGPLRERHLAQLFGAGVVSILPYRDVTAHQVIRTVIASHGGQAVLPASLTRWLVEETRFMRTNLLATQGLAAGGLTVREVEVIRLIAQGEETAGIASSLSYSERTIKKIVKDLMSRLELRNRAHAVSYALRVGAI from the coding sequence ATGAGCGTGGTCACGGTCAGCAGGGCGGATGAGGTCAGGGCAGGACAGCACCCCGGGTCGGACCGGATCGCGGTGGCCGTGCACGCGGCCGACCGGCGACTGGCCGACCAGCTCGAACCAGCGCTCGCGCTGCCGCGCGAACTGCGCCTTCTCGCTGCCGGTGAGAGCGCTCTCGCAGACGTGCTGCTGGTCTTCAGTGAAATGGTCACCGACAGCCTGGTCGACGAACTGGCCGCGATGTCGGCGGCCGCGCGGCGCCCCGGCCAGTGCATCGTGCTGGTCGCGGGCCCGCTGCGGGAACGCCACCTGGCGCAGCTCTTCGGCGCCGGGGTGGTCAGCATCCTGCCGTACCGGGATGTCACCGCCCACCAGGTCATCCGGACCGTGATCGCCAGCCACGGCGGTCAGGCGGTCCTGCCTGCCAGCCTGACCCGCTGGCTGGTCGAGGAGACCCGGTTCATGCGCACCAACCTGCTGGCCACCCAGGGGCTGGCGGCGGGCGGGCTGACCGTCCGCGAGGTCGAGGTGATCCGGCTGATCGCCCAGGGCGAGGAAACCGCCGGGATCGCCAGCAGCCTCAGCTATTCGGAACGAACCATCAAGAAAATCGTCAAGGACCTCATGTCCCGCCTGGAACTGCGCAACCGGGCGCACGCCGTCTCCTATGCGCTGCGCGTGGGCGCGATCTGA
- a CDS encoding WXG100 family type VII secretion target: MSGYGVTPANLQQLVDIAKEAANNVTRELHTLEADLQATLKTWTGQAQSQYDIQQKKWNTAAQAMPRTLDVASGAAQSIHDVYVRTEQSNVNALGG; this comes from the coding sequence ATGTCCGGATACGGAGTCACCCCGGCCAACCTCCAGCAGCTCGTCGACATCGCCAAGGAGGCCGCCAACAACGTGACCAGGGAGCTGCACACCCTGGAGGCCGACCTGCAGGCCACCCTCAAGACCTGGACCGGCCAGGCCCAGTCGCAGTACGACATCCAGCAGAAGAAGTGGAACACCGCGGCCCAGGCCATGCCGAGGACGCTGGATGTGGCCAGCGGCGCCGCGCAGAGCATCCACGACGTCTACGTGCGGACCGAGCAGTCCAACGTCAACGCACTGGGCGGCTGA
- a CDS encoding WXG100 family type VII secretion target gives MSAPTSEINVVLENMTNAVTRLDQANSNVHKLLEPVHTGVNSLRGQWTGDASTTYIAAMQKFDDEVDVILKSLLDLARAVDVAAVEYAKAHNLSTDEAEQANRALNDNFASIELPGF, from the coding sequence ATGTCAGCACCCACGTCCGAAATCAATGTCGTCCTCGAGAACATGACCAACGCGGTCACCCGCCTTGACCAGGCGAACTCGAACGTGCACAAACTGCTCGAACCGGTGCACACCGGGGTCAACTCCCTGCGTGGCCAATGGACCGGTGACGCCTCCACCACCTACATCGCCGCGATGCAGAAGTTCGACGACGAGGTGGACGTCATTCTCAAGTCGCTGCTGGACCTGGCGCGCGCGGTGGATGTCGCCGCCGTCGAATACGCCAAGGCGCACAACCTGTCCACCGACGAGGCTGAGCAGGCGAATCGCGCGCTCAACGACAACTTCGCCTCCATCGAACTGCCCGGATTCTGA
- a CDS encoding TetR/AcrR family transcriptional regulator, whose translation MGEPAGLRERKKQRTREAIAEAAIELFLDRGFDQVSVAEVAAVAEVSKRTLFKYFPSKEDLVVQRFADHQDESARYVRARVVGESPLAALERGWLEALRRQDPNTGLCDLPEVVRFYRLITGTESLAARLRRYATDAEALLADALVAAGYPPRRARLVAVQAGALETLLMWENSVQIAAGRSAAEVYPEAVAALTEAFALLRDGAELPA comes from the coding sequence ATGGGCGAACCGGCAGGGCTGCGCGAACGCAAGAAACAGCGGACCCGCGAGGCCATCGCGGAGGCGGCCATCGAGCTGTTCCTGGACCGTGGCTTCGACCAGGTCTCCGTCGCCGAGGTGGCCGCGGTCGCCGAGGTCTCCAAGCGCACCCTGTTCAAGTACTTCCCCAGCAAGGAAGACCTGGTCGTGCAGCGTTTCGCCGACCACCAGGACGAGTCGGCGCGGTACGTGCGGGCCCGGGTGGTGGGGGAGTCGCCGCTGGCCGCGCTGGAGCGGGGCTGGCTGGAGGCGTTGCGCCGCCAGGACCCGAACACCGGGCTGTGCGACCTGCCCGAGGTGGTCCGGTTCTACCGGTTGATCACCGGCACCGAGAGCCTGGCCGCCCGGCTGCGCCGCTATGCCACGGACGCCGAGGCCCTACTGGCCGACGCGCTGGTCGCGGCCGGTTATCCGCCCCGGCGGGCGCGGCTGGTGGCGGTGCAGGCCGGGGCCCTGGAGACGTTGCTGATGTGGGAGAACTCGGTTCAGATCGCGGCCGGTCGGTCGGCGGCGGAGGTGTACCCGGAGGCGGTGGCCGCGCTCACCGAGGCGTTCGCGCTGCTGCGGGACGGGGCTGAGCTGCCCGCGTAG
- a CDS encoding FAD-dependent oxidoreductase, translated as MRTQVIVVGAGPTGLMLAHELRLAGVSTLVLERLTEPNPQSRAGSLQPRTAEVLDLRGLLTPLLDGVPLTGLIGGHFAALPVPLDCTPWQTRYPTPVPVSQGRLEEFLEQRVIANGGEVRRGTEVLAVSQTEHGVQVNTTTGDTLHADYLVACDGAHSTVRKHLAMAFPGQAATIRSVVADIVLTNRPVGTSEGGRHFSEMVRGTNDYWTVLHPLGDGVYRFMFGSLTEPSPPRDQPVTEAETRAALQAVYGPEIDLTEIRAASRFSNASRQLTNYRANRVFFAGDAAHIHLPVGGQGVNLGVQDAMNLGWKLAAQLSGQAPEGLLDTYQSERHPVAAGVLANTQAQGVLLNPGGAAEVAALRDLMTGLLRLPEVNRHLSGMVSGLDIRYDLADGAEELVGRRMPDLDVVSGGGVERVAGLTHAGRGLLLRFDDGGSAGVVGGWADRVDQVEVKADGWRGSVLVRPDGHVCWAGSGDGDGGLGAALTRWFGAPTGR; from the coding sequence ATGCGAACTCAGGTGATCGTCGTGGGCGCCGGGCCGACCGGCCTGATGCTGGCGCACGAACTGCGGCTGGCCGGGGTGTCGACACTGGTGCTGGAACGACTGACCGAGCCAAACCCGCAGTCCAGGGCGGGCAGCCTGCAACCACGCACCGCCGAGGTGCTGGACCTGCGCGGCCTGCTCACGCCACTGCTGGACGGCGTGCCCCTGACCGGCCTGATCGGCGGCCACTTCGCCGCCCTGCCGGTCCCCCTGGACTGCACCCCGTGGCAAACCCGCTACCCCACCCCGGTGCCCGTCTCGCAGGGACGACTGGAGGAGTTCCTGGAACAGCGGGTGATCGCGAACGGCGGCGAGGTACGCCGCGGCACAGAGGTGCTCGCCGTCAGCCAGACCGAGCACGGCGTCCAGGTCAACACCACCACCGGCGACACCCTGCACGCGGACTACCTGGTGGCCTGCGACGGAGCGCACAGCACGGTGCGCAAACACCTCGCGATGGCCTTCCCCGGTCAAGCCGCCACGATCCGCTCGGTGGTCGCCGACATCGTCCTCACCAACCGACCGGTAGGGACGTCCGAGGGCGGCAGGCACTTCAGCGAAATGGTCCGCGGCACCAACGACTACTGGACGGTCCTGCACCCACTGGGCGACGGCGTCTACCGATTCATGTTCGGCAGCCTCACCGAACCGAGCCCGCCCAGGGACCAGCCGGTCACCGAGGCGGAGACCCGCGCCGCGCTGCAGGCGGTGTACGGCCCGGAGATCGACCTGACCGAGATCCGCGCCGCCTCCCGCTTCTCCAACGCCTCCCGCCAACTGACCAACTACCGAGCCAACCGGGTGTTCTTCGCCGGCGACGCCGCCCACATCCACCTCCCGGTAGGCGGCCAGGGCGTCAACCTGGGCGTACAGGACGCGATGAACCTGGGCTGGAAACTCGCCGCCCAGTTGAGTGGCCAGGCACCCGAGGGATTGCTGGACACCTACCAGTCCGAACGCCACCCAGTCGCCGCCGGCGTACTGGCCAACACCCAGGCCCAGGGCGTACTGCTCAACCCGGGCGGCGCCGCGGAGGTGGCCGCACTGCGCGACCTGATGACCGGGTTGTTGCGACTGCCGGAGGTCAACCGGCATCTGTCGGGCATGGTGTCCGGGCTGGACATTCGCTATGACCTGGCTGATGGCGCGGAGGAGTTGGTGGGCCGGCGGATGCCTGACCTGGATGTGGTGAGTGGTGGTGGGGTGGAGCGGGTTGCCGGGTTGACTCACGCGGGTCGTGGGTTGTTGCTGCGTTTTGACGATGGGGGGAGCGCGGGTGTGGTTGGGGGGTGGGCGGATCGGGTGGATCAGGTGGAGGTGAAGGCTGATGGGTGGCGGGGGTCGGTGTTGGTTCGGCCGGATGGGCATGTGTGTTGGGCGGGGAGCGGGGATGGGGACGGAGGACTGGGTGCCGCGCTGACTCGCTGGTTCGGCGCGCCGACCGGACGGTAG
- a CDS encoding GNAT family N-acetyltransferase: protein MTELIRRWQQGWSECRGWTPPLESHGALDFLLAQPDRHRELITLHIEAPPDSVRPLAEVVATQEEPTLLTVPTHHPDEVEQVLRAAGLTIRGYREWIMTRDAATHPRRSAPTGYTCRTTVTGRVISTEVRHESGEVAASGLAGVIGTDVIPDKIETADAHRRRGLGSVVMGELMAEAVDRGATTGILFASPDGERLYTKLGWTAQATVVMATSPRPAT from the coding sequence ATGACCGAACTGATCCGCCGCTGGCAACAAGGCTGGAGCGAATGCCGAGGCTGGACCCCACCCCTGGAGTCCCACGGCGCCCTGGACTTCCTCCTCGCCCAACCAGACCGCCACCGCGAGCTGATCACCCTGCACATCGAAGCACCCCCAGACTCCGTCCGCCCCCTGGCGGAAGTAGTCGCCACCCAAGAAGAACCAACCCTGCTCACGGTTCCCACCCACCACCCGGACGAGGTCGAGCAGGTCCTACGCGCGGCTGGGCTCACCATTCGGGGCTACCGCGAGTGGATCATGACGCGGGACGCGGCAACGCATCCGCGGCGATCCGCTCCCACCGGGTACACCTGCCGGACCACGGTGACGGGAAGGGTGATCTCGACCGAGGTGCGCCACGAGTCGGGGGAGGTCGCCGCCAGTGGGTTGGCCGGGGTGATCGGCACGGATGTGATCCCGGACAAGATCGAGACTGCTGATGCGCACCGTCGCCGGGGTCTGGGCAGCGTGGTGATGGGGGAGCTGATGGCGGAGGCGGTGGACCGGGGCGCGACCACGGGCATTCTGTTCGCCAGTCCGGATGGTGAACGGCTGTACACCAAGCTGGGCTGGACCGCGCAGGCCACCGTGGTCATGGCCACCAGCCCCCGCCCCGCGACCTGA
- a CDS encoding AfsR/SARP family transcriptional regulator: MTLEHGSLTRRSGEVLREGRAEVGARRELVRPRGGTPPRGRKPLRLNILGPLTVYQAHRPVDIGPLKQRCLLGLLALQPDRVVTRDEIIDVLWGVNPPRTCAGLVHSYVSRLRRGLQPGREGRARGSVITAVRDGYRMPVEAGQLDLLEFDELVHHAERAAEDAGAALELFDSALHRWRGPVLVDLGPRLRQHPAAIALSQRRLAALLTYTDLSIALGRHEPAVERLRPLVHDEPLHEGLHARLMLALAGCGRQAEALRLFTEIRARLAEELGVGPGAEIQEAHLRVLRGELPLPPVTVSRATPRDPGAPVPTQLPSDTPGLAGRDRYLAQLDAFLAGAENIGAGTVNAAAIVGAAGVGKTTLAVHWAHRASGRFPDGQLFVNLHGNAPVSASRVLARFLRALGVPADEVPAEADEAAALYRTLLASRKVLVLLDNAAHPAQIRPLLPGSPSCFVVITSRHRLGSLAASDGAHLLNLDVLSPVDSLRALARMLGPDRVRAEPKAAAELTRLCAHLPLALSAAAANLVNHPHHRIADYVLALHNGNRLAALEVDSDQHLSLRAAFDHSYGTLDLATQRLFRRLSLVHGGFSGETVAALIDGTSHDADHMLDRLAAQHLIRAAPAGSYTLDDLLRLYATERAQAEDP; the protein is encoded by the coding sequence GTGACATTGGAACATGGTTCGTTAACCAGGAGATCAGGCGAAGTACTGCGGGAAGGTCGGGCCGAAGTCGGCGCCCGGCGGGAACTGGTCCGGCCACGCGGCGGCACCCCGCCACGCGGCCGCAAGCCACTGCGGCTGAACATCCTCGGCCCGCTCACCGTCTACCAGGCACACCGGCCAGTGGACATCGGTCCGCTCAAACAACGATGTCTGTTGGGCCTGCTGGCCCTGCAACCTGATCGGGTGGTCACCCGGGACGAGATCATCGACGTCCTCTGGGGCGTCAACCCGCCACGCACCTGCGCCGGACTGGTGCACTCCTACGTCTCCCGGCTGCGCCGCGGCCTGCAACCCGGCCGCGAGGGCCGGGCCAGGGGATCGGTGATCACCGCGGTCCGCGACGGCTACCGGATGCCGGTGGAAGCCGGTCAACTCGACCTGCTGGAGTTCGACGAACTCGTGCATCACGCCGAACGTGCCGCCGAGGACGCGGGCGCGGCGCTGGAACTGTTCGACTCGGCCCTGCACCGCTGGCGCGGCCCGGTGCTGGTCGACCTCGGACCCCGGCTGCGGCAGCACCCGGCCGCGATCGCGTTGTCCCAGCGCCGCCTGGCCGCGCTGCTCACCTATACCGATCTGTCCATCGCCCTGGGCAGGCACGAACCCGCGGTGGAACGACTGCGCCCACTGGTGCACGACGAGCCGCTGCACGAGGGTTTGCACGCCAGGCTGATGCTCGCCCTGGCCGGCTGCGGCAGACAGGCCGAGGCACTGCGGTTGTTCACCGAGATCCGGGCCCGCCTGGCCGAGGAACTGGGCGTGGGCCCCGGCGCGGAGATCCAGGAGGCGCACCTGCGGGTGCTGCGCGGCGAGCTGCCGCTGCCACCCGTCACCGTTTCCCGTGCCACACCAAGGGATCCCGGCGCCCCGGTGCCCACTCAGCTCCCCAGCGACACCCCCGGCCTGGCCGGGCGGGACCGTTATCTGGCCCAGCTGGACGCCTTCCTCGCCGGCGCGGAGAACATCGGCGCGGGCACGGTCAACGCCGCCGCCATCGTCGGCGCGGCAGGCGTCGGCAAGACCACCCTGGCCGTGCACTGGGCGCACCGGGCCAGCGGCCGCTTCCCGGACGGCCAGCTCTTCGTCAACCTGCACGGCAACGCCCCCGTCTCGGCCAGCCGGGTGCTGGCCCGATTCCTGCGCGCCCTCGGCGTCCCCGCTGACGAAGTCCCAGCCGAGGCCGACGAGGCAGCCGCCCTCTACCGCACCCTGCTCGCCAGCCGAAAAGTACTGGTACTACTCGACAACGCCGCCCACCCCGCCCAAATCCGCCCCCTGCTGCCCGGCAGCCCGAGCTGCTTCGTGGTGATCACCAGCCGACACCGCCTAGGCAGCCTGGCCGCCAGCGACGGCGCCCACCTACTCAACCTGGACGTCCTCAGCCCAGTCGACTCCCTACGTGCCCTGGCCCGCATGCTCGGCCCCGACCGAGTCCGAGCCGAACCCAAAGCCGCGGCCGAACTAACCCGCCTCTGCGCCCACCTCCCCCTCGCGCTCAGCGCCGCCGCCGCCAACCTGGTCAACCACCCCCACCACCGCATAGCCGACTACGTCCTGGCCCTACACAACGGAAACCGCCTGGCAGCACTGGAGGTCGACAGCGACCAACACCTGTCCCTGCGCGCCGCCTTCGACCACTCCTACGGCACCCTGGACCTGGCCACCCAACGCCTGTTCCGCCGATTGAGCCTGGTGCACGGCGGCTTCTCCGGCGAAACCGTGGCCGCGCTCATCGACGGCACCTCCCACGACGCCGACCACATGCTCGACCGCCTGGCCGCCCAACACCTCATCCGAGCCGCCCCCGCAGGCAGCTACACCCTCGACGACCTACTCCGCCTCTACGCCACCGAACGCGCCCAAGCCGAGGACCCGTAA
- a CDS encoding prenyltransferase/squalene oxidase repeat-containing protein: MNSTELTGRASVGVHKAVENLYTRQRPDGAWTDRLSSSTVSTALGLLALAKADRERYRERLERGMDWLRAHQRADGGWSMADAHPPSSPGMTAFAIAACHELDPEGCRERIAKGFAFIEANGTDAVIPGMRGPGPKTWPAAAPFALSLVGLRDITEQPTLPVEVMLLPPRLRNKVSIGMPAVLALGLMQARVLPASPPRRLLQRLAQPRALAWLRAVMAPNGGVEECPMLSALIFLGLQAADLGPDLQQGSLDYLLDTQREDGSWAIDRDLEIAVTCYSVLALAEHTDVAADPRLRPTRDWLLSTQWTEPFRPLKIPAGGWSWNVPSGWPESEDTAVVLSTLGLLGLDRTHPGVAAGLRWLRVRQNRNGSWSEWVRNSFILNDKPCTGVTAHVLMAMHQHNEPRSRWAPIDRGLRWYEKDQLPDGSLPSLWFRDGTHGTAKVLETYAELGIPQDPVARRATQWLWDNQAPSGGWPLSVQTSAPGETAEETAWAVYSLLRAGESPWDPRVLRAVDWLLDRQDEQGSWAPSPTGLYFEDLCYSDDLITHAYTLRALARWLRQAERT; this comes from the coding sequence GTGAATTCCACGGAGCTGACCGGGCGCGCGAGCGTGGGCGTGCACAAGGCCGTCGAGAATTTGTATACGCGGCAGCGCCCGGACGGCGCCTGGACGGACCGGCTTTCCTCCTCAACGGTCTCCACCGCACTGGGTTTGCTGGCACTGGCCAAGGCCGATCGGGAGCGGTACCGCGAGCGCCTGGAGCGCGGTATGGACTGGCTGCGTGCGCACCAGCGCGCCGACGGCGGCTGGAGCATGGCCGACGCGCACCCGCCGAGCAGCCCCGGCATGACCGCTTTCGCCATCGCCGCCTGCCACGAACTGGACCCCGAGGGCTGCCGCGAGCGGATCGCCAAGGGGTTCGCCTTCATCGAGGCCAACGGCACCGACGCGGTCATCCCCGGCATGCGCGGCCCCGGCCCGAAAACCTGGCCTGCCGCCGCGCCGTTCGCGCTGTCCCTGGTGGGGCTGCGGGACATCACCGAGCAGCCGACGCTGCCGGTGGAGGTGATGTTGCTGCCGCCCAGGCTGCGCAACAAGGTCTCCATCGGCATGCCCGCGGTGCTCGCCCTCGGCCTGATGCAGGCCAGGGTGTTGCCCGCCAGCCCGCCGCGCCGGCTGCTGCAACGCCTGGCCCAGCCGCGGGCGCTGGCCTGGCTGCGCGCGGTGATGGCGCCCAACGGCGGCGTGGAGGAGTGCCCGATGCTCTCCGCGCTGATCTTCCTCGGGCTGCAGGCCGCCGACCTGGGCCCTGACCTGCAACAGGGTTCGCTGGACTACCTCCTGGACACCCAGCGCGAGGACGGCTCCTGGGCGATCGACCGCGACCTGGAGATCGCGGTGACCTGCTACTCCGTGCTCGCCCTTGCCGAGCACACCGACGTCGCCGCCGACCCTCGGCTGCGGCCCACCAGGGACTGGCTGCTCTCCACTCAGTGGACCGAACCCTTCCGCCCGTTGAAGATCCCGGCGGGTGGCTGGTCCTGGAACGTGCCATCGGGCTGGCCGGAATCCGAGGACACCGCGGTGGTGCTGTCCACCCTCGGCCTGCTCGGCCTGGACCGCACGCACCCCGGGGTGGCGGCCGGACTGCGCTGGCTGCGGGTGCGGCAGAACCGCAACGGCTCCTGGTCGGAGTGGGTGCGCAACTCCTTCATCCTCAACGACAAACCGTGCACCGGGGTCACCGCGCACGTGCTGATGGCCATGCACCAGCACAACGAGCCGCGCTCGCGCTGGGCGCCGATCGACCGCGGTCTGCGCTGGTATGAGAAGGACCAGCTGCCGGACGGATCGTTGCCCTCGCTGTGGTTCCGGGACGGCACGCACGGCACCGCCAAGGTGCTGGAGACCTACGCCGAACTGGGCATCCCGCAGGATCCGGTGGCCCGGCGGGCAACACAGTGGCTCTGGGACAACCAGGCGCCCTCGGGTGGCTGGCCGTTGAGCGTGCAGACCAGCGCGCCGGGTGAGACCGCCGAGGAGACCGCGTGGGCGGTGTACTCGTTGCTGCGGGCCGGGGAATCGCCGTGGGACCCGAGGGTGCTGCGCGCGGTGGACTGGCTGCTGGATCGCCAGGACGAGCAGGGCAGCTGGGCGCCGTCACCGACCGGGCTGTACTTCGAGGACCTCTGCTACAGCGACGACCTGATCACGCACGCCTACACGCTGCGGGCGCTGGCGCGCTGGCTGCGGCAGGCCGAGCGGACATGA
- a CDS encoding cytochrome P450 has translation MTGLPPGPRTPVLAQTVLSAVRPLAFAESCRRKYGDLFTIKVFPVGTVVCAADPAVIRRAVTAESSTLLAGDANRVMDFVVGPRSVLLLDGPEHVRCRQVLLPPFRGPSVVAYQDTIAEITAEAVRDWPAGVPVRLMPRMQHLTLEIMMRVVFGITDLRRLAGLRALVPQLLHMNPAVVLFPLLRKDWGRWSPGGKFARVRNAVDEILFAEIARRRREDTDSTDVLSLLLRMRHADGQPATDEELRDNLITVLAVGHETTATTLSWAFERLVRHPESLARLESELDGGEYGYLDAVINETLRVRPVVGDIARILAAPATIGGYRLPAGIMLALSLGLLHSSPERYPEPAVFRPERFLDQPPGPELFLPFGGGPHRCLGAAFAMTTMRTVIATVLARTRPRAAAPGAERQRARGPVLAPARGAEVVLHRRTAFRTR, from the coding sequence ATGACCGGGCTCCCGCCGGGTCCGCGCACACCGGTGCTCGCGCAGACCGTGCTCTCCGCGGTGCGGCCACTGGCCTTCGCCGAGTCCTGCCGCCGAAAATACGGGGATCTGTTCACCATCAAGGTCTTCCCGGTCGGCACGGTGGTGTGCGCGGCCGATCCGGCGGTGATCCGGCGCGCGGTGACCGCGGAGTCCTCGACGCTGCTGGCCGGGGACGCCAACCGGGTGATGGACTTCGTGGTCGGGCCGCGCTCGGTGCTATTGCTGGACGGGCCGGAGCACGTGCGCTGCCGCCAGGTGCTGCTGCCACCCTTCCGCGGGCCCAGTGTGGTCGCCTACCAGGACACCATCGCCGAGATCACCGCCGAGGCGGTGCGGGACTGGCCGGCCGGGGTGCCGGTGCGGTTGATGCCGCGGATGCAGCACCTGACCCTGGAGATCATGATGCGGGTGGTCTTCGGCATCACCGACCTGCGCCGGCTGGCCGGGTTGCGTGCGCTGGTGCCGCAGCTGCTGCACATGAACCCGGCGGTGGTGCTGTTCCCGTTGCTGCGCAAGGACTGGGGCCGCTGGAGTCCGGGTGGCAAGTTCGCCAGGGTGCGCAACGCGGTGGACGAGATCCTCTTCGCCGAGATCGCCCGACGGCGGCGCGAGGACACCGACAGCACCGACGTGCTCTCGCTGCTGCTGCGGATGCGGCACGCCGACGGGCAGCCCGCCACCGACGAGGAGTTGCGGGACAATCTGATCACCGTGCTCGCGGTCGGCCACGAGACCACCGCCACCACGCTGTCCTGGGCCTTCGAGCGCCTGGTCCGGCACCCGGAGTCGTTGGCCCGCCTGGAAAGCGAGCTGGACGGCGGCGAGTACGGCTACCTGGACGCAGTGATCAACGAGACGCTGCGGGTGCGGCCGGTGGTCGGCGACATCGCCCGGATCCTGGCCGCCCCGGCCACCATCGGCGGCTACCGGCTCCCCGCCGGGATCATGCTCGCGCTCTCCCTCGGCCTGCTGCACTCCAGTCCGGAGCGCTACCCGGAACCGGCGGTGTTCCGGCCGGAGCGCTTCCTCGATCAGCCGCCGGGACCGGAGTTGTTCCTGCCCTTCGGCGGCGGGCCGCACCGGTGCCTCGGCGCGGCCTTCGCCATGACCACCATGCGCACGGTGATCGCCACCGTGCTGGCGCGGACCCGGCCCCGGGCGGCGGCCCCGGGGGCGGAACGGCAGCGGGCACGTGGCCCGGTGCTGGCGCCCGCCAGAGGGGCGGAGGTGGTCCTGCACCGCCGCACGGCTTTCCGGACCAGGTGA
- a CDS encoding polyprenyl synthetase family protein has protein sequence MQSADPRPELVLAGLAEAAEEKLRTRWSRTSSLLSTMCHYALVPSGKLFRPILLLESACAVGGSAEMVLPAAVGAECGHVASLIHDDIIDGDELRRGRRSVHSRFGAGNAIVAGDALIFDLFAGLAECRWTGVPDSRVAAALEAVARCGLDLCRGQSMEEELCRGLRFDLDSYLTMIRLKTAAFFQGACESGAILAGGTPEEVEALSRYALALGTAFQIQDDILGYTNTTEEMGKDNTSDSRNGRLTLPVILAYRNGGHPERRLLRQALTGEEELGHRHELILDLLDRTGALAAASKMAWHYAEASGTALLRLPPSPSRDRLALFGQLAIDRDR, from the coding sequence ATGCAGTCAGCTGATCCCCGACCCGAGCTGGTGCTGGCCGGGCTGGCCGAGGCCGCCGAAGAGAAGTTGCGCACCCGCTGGTCCCGCACGTCCAGCCTGCTGAGCACCATGTGCCACTACGCTTTGGTGCCCTCCGGCAAGTTGTTCCGGCCCATCCTGCTGCTGGAATCCGCCTGCGCGGTGGGCGGATCGGCGGAGATGGTGCTGCCGGCGGCGGTGGGCGCGGAGTGCGGGCACGTGGCCAGCCTGATCCACGACGACATCATCGACGGCGACGAACTGCGCCGCGGACGTCGTTCGGTGCACAGCCGGTTCGGCGCGGGCAACGCGATCGTGGCCGGGGACGCGCTGATCTTCGACCTGTTCGCCGGGCTGGCCGAATGCCGGTGGACCGGGGTGCCGGACAGCCGGGTGGCCGCCGCGCTGGAGGCGGTGGCCCGCTGTGGACTGGACCTGTGCCGGGGGCAGAGCATGGAGGAGGAACTGTGCCGGGGCCTGCGCTTCGACCTGGACTCCTACCTGACCATGATCCGGCTCAAGACGGCCGCGTTCTTCCAGGGCGCCTGCGAGAGCGGCGCGATCCTGGCCGGTGGCACGCCGGAGGAGGTGGAGGCGCTGTCCCGGTACGCCCTGGCGCTGGGCACCGCCTTCCAGATCCAGGACGACATCCTGGGCTACACCAACACCACCGAGGAGATGGGCAAGGACAACACCAGCGACAGCCGCAACGGCCGGCTGACCCTGCCGGTGATCCTGGCCTACCGCAACGGCGGCCACCCCGAGCGGCGGCTGTTGCGGCAGGCGCTGACCGGCGAGGAGGAGCTGGGGCACCGGCACGAGCTGATCCTGGACCTGCTGGACCGGACCGGCGCGCTGGCCGCGGCGAGCAAGATGGCCTGGCACTACGCCGAAGCCTCCGGCACCGCCCTGCTCCGCCTGCCGCCCTCGCCCAGCCGGGACCGGCTGGCCCTGTTCGGCCAGCTGGCCATCGACCGGGACCGCTAG